The following proteins are co-located in the Thermoplasmata archaeon genome:
- a CDS encoding HAD family hydrolase — MFGNPWRLVTVDIDGTLTLIHGWRRIAERFGRESEYRSSNARFQRKEIGEDPHLTDLLGLAHGHTIAEVVSVLEATPRLEGIGEGIDELHRAGSRVALLTHNPPYVARWYAQKFGFDDLEGTPVPEPAPGGPIPLPGPVHADKKGGLERLIARFGVSPLETVHVGDGWSDAELFPLIGAGVAVNSSYPVVDAAADLVFHVRDFRPVAEGILGLGPRVKPAPRPREG; from the coding sequence ATGTTCGGAAACCCCTGGCGTCTCGTCACGGTCGATATCGACGGCACGCTGACCCTCATCCATGGCTGGAGGAGGATCGCCGAGCGGTTCGGCCGGGAGTCGGAGTATCGGAGCTCGAACGCCCGTTTCCAACGCAAGGAGATCGGCGAGGACCCTCATCTGACGGACCTATTGGGGCTCGCCCATGGACACACGATCGCCGAGGTCGTGTCGGTGCTAGAGGCGACGCCCCGGCTCGAGGGGATCGGAGAGGGGATCGATGAGTTGCATCGAGCAGGTTCCCGGGTGGCCCTGCTCACGCACAACCCACCGTACGTGGCCCGCTGGTACGCCCAGAAGTTCGGATTCGACGACCTGGAGGGTACCCCCGTGCCCGAGCCTGCCCCGGGCGGTCCCATCCCTCTCCCCGGGCCCGTCCATGCCGACAAGAAGGGAGGGCTAGAGCGCCTCATCGCCCGGTTCGGGGTGTCCCCGTTGGAGACCGTTCACGTAGGGGACGGATGGTCGGATGCGGAGCTCTTCCCGCTCATCGGGGCAGGCGTCGCGGTCAACTCCTCCTACCCCGTGGTGGATGCCGCCGCGGACCTCGTGTTCCACGTGCGGGACTTCCGCCCCGTTGCCGAGGGCATCCTCGGGCTTGGGCCGCGGGTGAAACCTGCTCCCCGCCCTCGTGAGGGTTGA
- a CDS encoding tRNA (pseudouridine(54)-N(1))-methyltransferase TrmY — translation MRRFLLLTHRVPVHGEFTLNDLAGGGGRIDEIARVVSTAFTLSNDLRRDTELTIVFPAASPTEARRIRLVGSRLRHLNPDERSTAALLKNALVRSIAFPSDFESSPGLIVAAADPVEELRRFLDLPNVVWLIEGGGPLREWKGNPAEFSAVLCDPYDPTDGEREVLATSGAVPVSVGPRSLRSSQVMDIVHNELDLREAAREPPT, via the coding sequence ATGCGACGCTTCCTCCTCCTCACCCACCGCGTTCCCGTGCACGGGGAGTTCACGCTCAACGACCTCGCCGGAGGAGGAGGTCGGATCGACGAGATCGCTCGCGTGGTGTCTACCGCATTCACCCTGTCGAACGACCTGCGTAGGGACACGGAGCTGACGATCGTGTTCCCGGCGGCCTCCCCTACTGAGGCGCGGCGCATCCGGCTCGTGGGCTCGCGCCTGCGCCACCTCAATCCGGACGAGCGATCCACCGCCGCCCTGCTCAAGAACGCGCTCGTCCGATCGATCGCGTTCCCTTCGGACTTCGAGTCCTCCCCGGGACTGATCGTTGCGGCGGCGGATCCGGTCGAAGAGCTCCGACGCTTCCTCGATCTCCCGAACGTGGTCTGGCTCATCGAAGGAGGGGGACCGCTGCGGGAGTGGAAGGGGAACCCCGCGGAATTCTCGGCGGTGCTCTGCGACCCGTACGACCCGACCGACGGAGAGCGGGAAGTGCTCGCCACGAGCGGAGCGGTTCCGGTCTCCGTCGGACCGCGCTCGCTCCGGTCCTCCCAGGTGATGGATATTGTCCACAATGAGCTCGATCTGAGGGAAGCGGCCAGGGAGCCCCCGACCTAG
- a CDS encoding ribbon-helix-helix domain-containing protein: MTDTSERVTVRIPQDLVEKLKQIQKTTGTATISDTIREGLERYVEMHLPPPNVRKVVVELSRQDNRELEEFVRDGNSVSVDDAVRSAVREYIRQRLEHPSVPARVPRSEARATAGGSSST; encoded by the coding sequence ATGACCGATACGTCAGAACGGGTGACCGTCCGCATTCCTCAGGATCTCGTCGAGAAGCTCAAGCAGATCCAGAAGACGACCGGCACGGCCACGATCTCCGATACGATCCGCGAAGGTCTCGAGCGGTACGTAGAGATGCATCTCCCGCCACCGAACGTGCGCAAGGTGGTCGTTGAACTATCCCGCCAAGACAACCGCGAGCTCGAAGAGTTCGTGCGCGATGGGAACTCGGTGTCGGTCGACGACGCGGTGCGCTCCGCGGTCCGCGAGTACATCCGTCAGCGGCTCGAGCACCCTTCCGTTCCCGCGCGCGTCCCCCGCTCCGAAGCGCGCGCGACGGCCGGCGGAAGTTCGTCGACCTAG
- the uppS gene encoding polyprenyl diphosphate synthase, translating into MTAPDPPTSKSLSGLFGEALREATERRLLELIRKSPVPRHLAIIMDGNRRFASAHGMLTAEGHVKGKDKIEELLDWCLEVGIRVLTVFALSTENLSRSPEEVDDLMDLFERSFRDIAVDERVHRYRIRVRSIGDREILPRRVQAAIEVAERATKDYDSYRYNVAIAYGGRDEIVEAIRVLAREVRAGRLDPETIDAKMVSDHLYTSDLPDPDLVLRTSGEERISNFLLWQSAYSELYFSDVMWPGLTRLDFLRAIRTFQTRQRRYGH; encoded by the coding sequence GTGACCGCGCCCGATCCCCCGACTTCGAAGTCCCTCTCCGGCCTCTTCGGGGAGGCCCTGCGAGAGGCGACCGAGCGGCGGCTCTTGGAGCTCATTCGGAAGAGCCCGGTCCCACGACATCTTGCGATCATCATGGATGGGAACCGCCGCTTCGCCTCCGCGCACGGGATGCTCACCGCCGAAGGTCACGTGAAGGGGAAGGACAAGATCGAAGAGCTGCTCGATTGGTGCCTCGAGGTGGGAATCCGGGTCCTCACGGTCTTCGCGCTCTCCACGGAGAACCTCTCCCGCTCCCCGGAAGAGGTCGACGACCTCATGGACCTGTTCGAGAGGAGCTTCCGCGACATCGCGGTGGACGAGCGCGTGCACCGCTACCGCATCCGGGTCCGATCGATCGGAGACCGGGAGATTCTACCTCGCCGGGTCCAAGCCGCGATTGAGGTGGCCGAGCGGGCGACCAAGGACTACGACAGCTACCGGTACAACGTGGCGATCGCCTACGGGGGCCGCGACGAGATCGTGGAGGCGATCCGGGTCCTGGCCCGGGAGGTTCGGGCCGGACGCCTGGATCCGGAAACCATCGATGCGAAGATGGTCTCCGATCATCTCTATACTTCGGACCTGCCCGATCCGGATCTCGTTCTGCGTACGAGCGGGGAGGAACGAATCTCCAACTTCCTGCTGTGGCAGTCCGCCTACAGCGAGCTGTACTTCTCCGACGTCATGTGGCCGGGCCTCACACGTCTCGATTTCCTCCGGGCGATCCGAACGTTCCAGACCCGTCAGCGACGCTACGGACACTGA
- a CDS encoding HAD family hydrolase: MTVPTVAQRPVEHRRARALFVDRDGTLVPDFHYLADPARLEVYRGVGEALRLARDHGYQILCVTNQSGIERGLYTREIVEAIHHRLNELLAPSGARIDAFYYCPHAPETGCQCRKPRTELFERARSERSIDLAASAIVGDRWLDIEAGRRLGLLTALVPPIGHEAEVLTEMAEHHLEPDIRASSFLDAVMRVLARG; the protein is encoded by the coding sequence ATGACGGTCCCGACGGTGGCGCAGCGCCCGGTCGAGCATCGACGGGCCCGGGCCCTCTTCGTCGATCGGGACGGCACGCTCGTTCCCGACTTTCACTATCTTGCGGACCCGGCGCGTCTCGAGGTGTACCGGGGGGTCGGGGAGGCGCTGCGGCTCGCCCGCGATCATGGCTACCAGATCCTGTGCGTCACCAACCAATCCGGGATCGAGCGGGGCCTGTACACGCGCGAGATCGTGGAGGCGATCCACCACCGGCTCAACGAGCTGCTCGCCCCATCGGGCGCGCGGATCGATGCATTCTACTACTGTCCCCACGCGCCCGAGACCGGGTGCCAGTGTCGGAAGCCGAGAACGGAGCTCTTCGAACGCGCTCGATCGGAGCGTAGCATCGATCTCGCCGCGAGCGCGATCGTTGGGGACCGCTGGCTGGACATCGAGGCGGGACGGCGGCTCGGGCTCTTGACCGCGCTGGTGCCGCCGATCGGACACGAGGCGGAAGTTCTTACCGAGATGGCGGAGCATCACCTCGAACCGGACATCCGCGCTTCCTCGTTCCTGGATGCGGTCATGCGGGTCCTCGCCCGCGGGTAG